aacacaCCATACTTCTTTATTATTCACAACAGAAATTTCACAAATTCAAATTTGGTAATCAGTATTCTCAGTCAAGCACAGCTTCACAAGAAGAACAAGAAAAGGCAGCCATgtgcatttttctttctttaaacTTATAGATTTATAACCTGATGAATATTACAAGCTCCATCAGACAAATACAGCAAAAACGTCTTCCATACTAAACTTTAGAGTTAACTAGAGCAATGCCTCTCTCACAACTTGAAAACAGGTTTTTCAAGATAACTAGAAGAATATTACTGTAAATGAGGCACAAACTTCATTGTCCGTACAAAAATGACATTCTATAAACTGCAAGTACTATTTTCTTATTTAGCAGCTTGAAAAACAGGCCTTTTCGGAATAACTAGAACTTAATTTTCGCAGGAAGCATTGCATCACCTGGGAGCACTATAATGAGATAGAAACTTCAATGACCATACAAAAATGGCATTCTATCAACTGGCCTGTACTGCTGACTTGCTATTCAGACAGTTGGTCGTTATGAAAAATAAGCAAAATCCAACTCCCTAAAACAGTTCCGTACCCAAAGCTGTTATAAGTTAAAAGCAAAGGAAAGCAAAAAATCTTTTCAAATTTGTTAAGCATATGAAGGCAGAATTTCTAGCAATATCGATGCTCCGGTGTTCTCTGGTTTCTTAGCTGTATTTATATTCATAAATACGTGTGATCCAACCATGTCAGTAACTATTTAGCTGAAAAAAAAACATCTTTGTTCTCCACCTAAACCTTCAAAATTGATTACCCTTGTTTGATTCTGTCAGCACAGTGAcacttcaaaattaaatttatttcccTCCACAAATCACAGTTATCTCAATCGCCATAAACTTCACCGAACCCAATCGTCAACTTAAACATTCAATCCCAATAAACACAAAAGTAATTCACACAATAAAGAAAGCATCTTTCCGCGAAAACcgaaaagaagaagagaaagacCGAAACTTGTAGAAAAGAAAAGTAATTGAGCAACGAACCAGTGAGCGAAAAATTCTACAATAGCATAAGTAGCGGGGGTTTCGCTGAGCACGGAATCGAAGTTCGTGGCGTTCAATTCCACCGCGTAATCAGGTTTTTCAGATTTATCGCCGTCGATAGATCGCAGCAGCGAACGAGATCCAGCTGCAAACGGCGCTGGAACCGAAATCGCCGGCGGCAGAGACGCTACGTTGGTATATAAAAACAGCGTTTGGATTAACAGAGTGATAGTGGCTACAGAAGACATGGATCAATGCCGATGTATATAGATACAaatgtgtatgtatatatttcGCAGAGGTTCACGAGATTGGGGGCGTTACGGTGCCGTTTGGATAGCCGGCGATCGCCGCTTTGGCGATGGCGAAGGCGAAGGGAAGGGTGCGCACTGCACCTACCGAGTTGAAAATTTTGGGACTTCAAAGAGGAACGTCACTGACTCCATTGGTACACCAGCTTTCTGCTTTATGATGTTTCTCGTGGTGCCCTGGGCTTTAATGGTTGTACGTTTAATTAGATATATGACAATTAATGCTAGTATTAGTTATTTCACACAATTAATTATGGCTTTAAAAACAATACTGTTTCGTTATTAGTGGACTTTTTTATTTAATCGCCTTGATAACTGCTCGGTGCGAccaatttttactattttctaCAAGTGATTATcttaaattagttttttttaatcaaatagtGGACTTCCTTGTTTATGGATTAGTACAATAATCAAAATATTATATtactacaattttattttttgaattattttatttagaaaattTTGCCCAGGCATGATATTTATTAGCACGAAATAGTATGTAACCGTTGAAATTGGTTATTTGCCTTAACTGAATAAGATTTTCAGAATCTAATTGCCTTATTTTATGCCGGTTTGTTACTTGTATTCTTATTTAGGTAAGTTAAAAGGTATTATTGTCAACAACTCTATTCAATGTTCCGTTTTTACTCTTCTCTCCTCTCAAAACTGTAGTCCCTTATTCCTTTCAATATGTGCATTAAAGATTTCATTTTCATTGCTACACACATAGTTAATGTATATTTTCTAATTAACAATCCTTCTCTTTGAGTGAATATATCAGAGTGGTGGGAAAATCTTACTGAAATTTACTCGTTAAAGCATCATCGTGTGTATAAGCAGCAACTACATCTTTGAAACAAAAGGGCTAGTACATAAATTATGTATAAATCATATCAACACATTCTAAACCGAGTCTCGTTATTAAAACATACtagtataaaaatatatatatgtattgattTCAGTAAATGAATAAAATTCACATATGTAGTGGTACAACACAGCTATCAGCACGAAATCCTGAAATGGCGCTTCGCCCCATTCCAAATTCGGCCTAACACAACAACACTAGTTCTATATCCCAACTTttactataaaatatttaaactcCACGCCGCGGCGTCGTGCCGGCAGAATTTACGCCATTCCCGCTTCTGCAGCCACGCCGTATTCGTGAAGATAACTTGGCAAACACCTCCTCCCTTTGGGGGCGGTTCGCGTAGAGTATCCACAGAGCGAGGCTGAGCATCACGCCGACTGAGATCAGCCCCAGCCCCGCATTCACAACACGGAGATAGTGCTCGAGAGGGGGGCAGTAGCTCGAGGTGATGTTGCGAAAGGCGTCGCGCACAAAGTTGCAGTTTTGAAGATTCAGCAGAAGCGGAGCATAGTGCTCAAGGGCGTAGCTCACGTTCACTGCGGCCACCACCTCCGTGTACATGGCTGGAGTCAGCCTCCCGACACTGGTGCAGAGGCCGAACGAAGATACCGTGCAAGTGTAGTTCTGCCAGACCTACAAACATCAAGAAGCACGAAGCTATGAATATGGATATGCCCTTGTGTTTACTTGGGTGATATCTTAGATAGGAGTTTGGCAAAGTAAACGAGGCCTGCTTACCAAGGAAGCATTTTCCACGGAGAGTTCTCCGGCTGAACATATCCGTTCCTGTAGCTGGGCGTCGTAGGGGTAGCACAGAGGAGGTATGACTGGACCAGATTGGTTGTAGTAACTCGAACCAGCCTGGGGAGAAGGGTTCGAGTTGGCAACCGAGCCCACGAATCCATTCACCATATTTGAAATATCATTGATAACTTGTTTGCTCTTGTAAAGGGTTTGATTTGTGGTTCTCTGGTCCACGCAAGGCAAGATGTTGCTGAGGGCAGTTTCTGCATGAGGATTCTCGACCCATTCTCCCATGGCCAAACACGTGTCAGCAATCGCGCTGAAGAGCACAAACGCAGATTTAAGGCAACAATAACTATGCAAGTGTATGCAACAAAGAAAGGAGGATGAACTAGGTTGTCTTACTTGTCCAGAATAATGAAAACCCCACAGAGGATGAAAGTAACAGCAACAAGTAGCCATCCACTGATAATGAATCTGCACAATTATAGTTGTAACAAAAATAATCATCCACTGCAGAAACAGATTAAAGATGAAAATTCATCCACCATCtgaaaaaagaaacgagacgCACATGTGTATCACGTGCTGATGGCCGAAGATAGACAATACTGCAGCATGAGAAAATGTGGCAATTAGATAAATAATGAGGGCAAGAAGTCGAAAGAATGAGCACAAAGTGTTCCTTCCACCAATACATACCAAGACCTAAAATAGATACAATAAGCATCACTGCCGCAATGGTGATCAGCGCAGACTTCCTACAATAAGCAATAGGATAATTAATACTAAAGTATGCAGGAAAATTTTATTACAACCCAAATTACTATTGTAGCAGAAAACATACACTTTGCTGAAGACTGAACGTATTTTGCTTGAGTTTTCATTAGTCTTCAGCTCCAATGTATTTGCTGCAGAATTTAAGTCTACATTCAATCGATCAATATCACTCTCGACATCTGATGGAAGGAATATCTGGGCCACACTGACAGTTTTTGCCAGTGATAAGTATTCAGTGACGTTTCTAAGTGTCTCCACGGTGTACTCTGATTGATTTACAACGTAATTAAGAGTACGCATTGCTTCCCCATGAAAGTCAACTTGCCCCACAGAAAGCAGAATACACCCAATGCTGGTAAGAGAGAATGTAGATCAAGTGAGTAAAGGAACCAACCGTTTAATCCAAGTCGATCGAGAAGAACGACCCTATGAGTCTATGACGTTATACAGTTAACTATAATCTCACATTACTTGACAAAGAAGAAGATTGGAGAGAAGAAGATTACTGGAATTATGTAAAACAATGGTTAACTGAAAAGTATTTAGAAAGACGAGTGGTAGTTAATTATGCTAAGCTGATTGTAAAAGGCCAAAAACCAAGTTTTATCAAATAATCAACTACTACTGACATTATAATTTGCTTTACTTTCACATCTCTAATCAACAAAATAGAGAGAGTGGAACCAGCAGAGCAAGCAACTGAATAAAGAACACGTCTCACGGAAAAAAGAGGGACTGGGGTGAAATAAACTGTGAGGGAAcgtttactttggaggattagccttgatagataaaaatagtaaggctaatcccttgaggataaaaatactcaatcatgcatcttatcaatcatgcaaagtaaacgccccctttaTAGTATCTATACATCCAATAAAACATTGATAGATAATGGAAATCTAAAGATGATCAATAACCGAAGGTTCAAGTTAAGAATATTACGCTGCAGCAGAGGTAAAGAGAATAAGAAGTAAAAGGCATATCCTCAGAGACCAGCTTGCTTCATTGCCGGTGATGTTTATCTTCCATCCGCACGAGTAGTGCACCAGAAGAGCCACTCCGAAAGAAATAAACCATAAAATAGCAAGACTAAAAGCTGCTGCGCCTGTAAATCCAACAGACTGAAGAAACAAGGGTCAAAAACATGATACACTTAAGTCACATCCTCAGTCAAATGAACTTAAGACGTGCAAGATTAGATAACAAGATATAGTTGAAGAGTTTTGGTAGAATCTGTTTAGAAGTAAAACTCTGTTCACCACTAGCAACAAAACCAAGTTAAACCAAACAAAACTAACATATTTCCTGCAATTAACAGATTTTTCCACTAGCAGATCACATACGGTTGTCTCTTTCTGATATAGAACACGTCAAAAGAGGATAATCAAACGCTTGCATCTATAAAGTGTTTTTTGGCAACGCCTCACGGATAATGTTTGTTGGCAAAATTCAGCAAATAGTGAGAAACAGAACTTACAGCCCAGTAATGTTTGTTGGCAATATCCCATCCACCTCTGTATTTATGGAACTTGGACAGAATGTCAGGCCTCTTTGTCCTGTTCGCCGCCAATACAAGTGTGCTCACATCATTGGCAGGCCCCGGAGCTTCGCCATTAGAACTCAACATTTGATCCTTCCATGACCCCATATTTTCTTCACCTACATATATTCAATACTTGGAGTCATACTAACAAAGATGAAATCATCAAATAGAAGCTGCAAGTAGAGAAGACACGACACGACACGACATGATAAAACCAGAAACCAATAGGATCCAAAAGTTCCACATAATCACCGTA
The genomic region above belongs to Salvia miltiorrhiza cultivar Shanhuang (shh) chromosome 5, IMPLAD_Smil_shh, whole genome shotgun sequence and contains:
- the LOC130986461 gene encoding uncharacterized protein LOC130986461; translation: MGKRASLYFAVSLVAVSILLNSSFVLCHPRDPFKSILGEENMGSWKDQMLSSNGEAPGPANDVSTLVLAANRTKRPDILSKFHKYRGGWDIANKHYWASVGFTGAAAFSLAILWFISFGVALLVHYSCGWKINITGNEASWSLRICLLLLILFTSAAAIGCILLSVGQVDFHGEAMRTLNYVVNQSEYTVETLRNVTEYLSLAKTVSVAQIFLPSDVESDIDRLNVDLNSAANTLELKTNENSSKIRSVFSKVKSALITIAAVMLIVSILGLVLSIFGHQHVIHIFIISGWLLVAVTFILCGVFIILDNAIADTCLAMGEWVENPHAETALSNILPCVDQRTTNQTLYKSKQVINDISNMVNGFVGSVANSNPSPQAGSSYYNQSGPVIPPLCYPYDAQLQERICSAGELSVENASLVWQNYTCTVSSFGLCTSVGRLTPAMYTEVVAAVNVSYALEHYAPLLLNLQNCNFVRDAFRNITSSYCPPLEHYLRVVNAGLGLISVGVMLSLALWILYANRPQREEVFAKLSSRIRRGCRSGNGVNSAGTTPRRGV